The following are encoded together in the Candidatus Palauibacter australiensis genome:
- a CDS encoding serine hydrolase, whose product MIRQSRGRPWRRAIAFVIAVVLATPVSGCAQGNGDPVNDPRFEQAVALFEAWLDAKMAYEKIPGVSAALVHDQDLVWSRGYGYAHRETGVPATPSTMYSVCSISKLFTSIGVMQQRDEGKLDLDDPVSAHLPWYDLEQVFPDGPNVSVEGILTHSSGLPRESAHPYWTGPDHPFPTRDEIIEGLSGQETLYPGRRYFQYSNLGMALAGQLIEEASGMAYDEYIRSRILEPLGMSDTYTDIPVEHQGGRYATGYSRLERGGQRAEAPFFQALGMASAAGFASTVEDLARLASWQFRLLEHGGTEILDVNTLREMHRVHWVDPDFDTMWGLGFAVSRRDGERAVGHGGSCPGFRSTFQILPGKKLAGVVMMNALANPTDVWTKMMATLGAAFEEARDDPGGGTARPASLAEYEGLYQSTWGESVILRWDDGLAALGLPSNDPVEGMTKLRHEGGDTFRRMRDDGEPGEAYIFHREDGAIARYSVHGNFSNKVR is encoded by the coding sequence ATGATCCGTCAGTCCCGAGGCCGTCCATGGCGTCGTGCCATCGCCTTCGTCATCGCCGTCGTTCTCGCGACCCCCGTGTCCGGGTGCGCGCAGGGGAACGGCGATCCCGTGAACGACCCGCGCTTTGAGCAGGCGGTGGCGCTGTTCGAGGCGTGGCTCGACGCGAAGATGGCGTACGAGAAGATCCCCGGCGTGTCCGCGGCGCTCGTGCACGACCAGGATCTCGTCTGGTCCCGCGGCTACGGGTACGCGCACCGCGAGACCGGGGTGCCGGCCACGCCGTCGACGATGTATTCGGTGTGCTCGATTTCGAAGCTCTTCACCTCCATCGGCGTGATGCAGCAGCGTGACGAGGGCAAGCTGGATCTCGACGATCCCGTCTCCGCGCACCTTCCATGGTACGACCTCGAGCAGGTGTTTCCCGACGGTCCGAACGTGAGCGTGGAGGGGATCCTCACCCACTCCTCGGGGCTCCCGCGCGAATCGGCGCACCCCTACTGGACGGGCCCCGACCATCCCTTCCCGACGCGGGACGAGATCATCGAAGGACTCTCCGGGCAGGAGACGCTCTATCCCGGCCGCCGCTACTTCCAGTACTCGAACCTGGGGATGGCGCTGGCGGGGCAACTGATCGAGGAGGCTTCCGGGATGGCGTACGACGAGTACATCCGGAGCCGGATCCTGGAGCCGCTGGGGATGTCCGACACCTACACCGACATTCCCGTCGAGCACCAGGGAGGCCGCTACGCCACCGGATATTCGCGGCTCGAGCGGGGTGGCCAGCGGGCCGAGGCCCCCTTCTTCCAGGCGCTGGGGATGGCGTCCGCGGCGGGGTTCGCCTCCACCGTGGAGGATCTGGCGCGCCTCGCCTCGTGGCAGTTCCGCCTGCTGGAACATGGGGGGACGGAGATCCTTGACGTCAACACGCTGCGGGAGATGCACCGCGTGCACTGGGTCGACCCCGACTTCGACACGATGTGGGGGCTCGGGTTCGCGGTCTCGCGCCGCGACGGAGAGCGCGCGGTGGGCCACGGCGGGAGCTGTCCGGGCTTCCGCTCGACCTTCCAGATCCTTCCGGGGAAGAAGCTGGCGGGCGTGGTGATGATGAACGCCCTCGCCAATCCCACCGACGTGTGGACGAAGATGATGGCGACGCTGGGCGCGGCCTTCGAGGAGGCCAGGGACGACCCCGGCGGCGGCACCGCGCGCCCGGCATCCCTCGCGGAATACGAGGGACTGTACCAGTCCACGTGGGGAGAGTCGGTCATCCTCCGGTGGGACGATGGTCTCGCGGCACTCGGCCTGCCCTCGAATGATCCGGTCGAGGGAATGACGAAGCTGCGGCATGAGGGCGGCGATACGTTCCGGCGCATGCGGGACGACGGCGAGCCGGGAGAGGCGTACATCTTCCACCGCGAAGACGGGGCCATCGCCCGGTACAGCGTGCACGGCAACTTCTCGAACAAAGTCCGGTAA
- a CDS encoding redoxin domain-containing protein: MAPDFALPGATRYGALENPIRLSDYRGETVVLAFFFRVRTRGUTVQMRAYRDQYASLFNEGRNVVLVGISNDPVDELASWLKDEDFPFLFASDAGNDGGTYVDFGGGLRDSNAVDSRAVIVVGPDGRVAGVIPSFNQVDPAAYDELAAIIDEVTPEPVDP; the protein is encoded by the coding sequence ATGGCGCCGGACTTCGCGCTGCCGGGCGCGACGCGGTACGGGGCGCTGGAGAACCCGATCCGCCTCAGCGACTACCGGGGCGAGACGGTCGTCCTCGCCTTTTTCTTCAGAGTCAGGACGCGTGGCTGAACGGTTCAGATGAGAGCGTACCGTGATCAGTACGCAAGTCTGTTCAACGAGGGCCGGAACGTGGTCCTCGTCGGCATCTCGAACGACCCGGTCGACGAACTCGCGTCATGGCTGAAGGACGAGGACTTCCCCTTCCTGTTCGCGAGCGACGCGGGCAACGATGGGGGGACCTACGTCGACTTCGGCGGAGGCCTGAGGGACAGCAACGCGGTGGACAGCCGCGCCGTGATCGTGGTGGGGCCCGACGGGCGCGTGGCGGGAGTGATCCCGAGCTTCAACCAGGTCGACCCCGCCGCCTACGACGAACTCGCCGCCATCATCGACGAGGTGACGCCGGAGCCCGTGGACCCGTAG
- a CDS encoding redoxin domain-containing protein, producing the protein MNTKPGRIPRYATATAFAALVALGAFAALAVAAPLHAQAGAGQVSLAPGTPGPDATLQDLDGNEVQLLDYADGKPALFEFWAAWCEQCEGLQPEIDRVQADFGDRVNVVAVAVAVAQSLRRVRRHAEAHGAEYPYLWDADGAAVRAYSATTTSIVVILDAEGKVAYTGVGPDQDLVGAVTGILAVDSATGSAAGAATGPRAPASPRR; encoded by the coding sequence GTGAACACGAAACCGGGACGGATCCCCCGTTACGCGACGGCCACGGCGTTCGCCGCGCTGGTCGCGCTGGGGGCGTTCGCCGCGCTCGCCGTGGCGGCGCCTCTCCACGCGCAGGCGGGCGCGGGGCAGGTGAGCCTCGCCCCCGGGACGCCGGGTCCGGACGCCACGCTGCAGGATCTGGACGGCAACGAGGTCCAGCTTCTCGACTATGCGGACGGCAAGCCGGCGCTGTTCGAGTTCTGGGCCGCGTGGTGCGAACAGTGCGAGGGGCTGCAGCCCGAGATCGACCGGGTACAGGCCGACTTCGGAGACCGCGTGAACGTCGTCGCGGTGGCGGTCGCGGTGGCTCAATCGCTGCGCCGCGTCCGGCGCCACGCGGAGGCGCACGGGGCGGAATACCCCTATCTGTGGGATGCGGACGGCGCCGCGGTGCGCGCCTACTCGGCGACCACGACGTCGATCGTCGTGATCCTCGACGCGGAAGGGAAGGTGGCCTACACCGGCGTCGGCCCCGACCAGGATCTCGTCGGGGCCGTCACCGGAATCCTCGCTGTCGATTCTGCGACCGGTTCTGCTGCGGGTGCCGCTACGGGTCCACGGGCTCCGGCGTCACCTCGTCGATGA
- a CDS encoding rhodanese-like domain-containing protein, protein MERHKAVPVLTPTLPVLASALVLLAATGCTGQTPAAGLTDDEKLARVEEMVAEVERRFPDVEAVTVEDVGRLLETGSVVLVDARAPREREVSWIPGSITSDEFEQDPDRYADRTVVAYCTIGHRSSEYAKRQNEQGRRVLNLRGSLLAWTHAGAPLVGPDGPTHRLHVYGETWNLAPARYETTW, encoded by the coding sequence ATGGAACGACACAAGGCAGTACCGGTCCTTACGCCGACGCTTCCGGTTCTGGCGTCGGCCCTCGTACTCCTCGCGGCCACCGGTTGTACCGGCCAGACGCCGGCCGCGGGCTTGACGGACGACGAGAAGCTCGCGCGCGTGGAAGAGATGGTGGCGGAGGTCGAACGGCGCTTTCCCGACGTGGAGGCCGTCACCGTGGAAGACGTCGGGCGGCTGCTCGAGACCGGCAGCGTCGTGCTCGTCGACGCCCGGGCGCCCCGCGAGCGCGAGGTCTCCTGGATTCCCGGCTCCATCACCTCCGACGAGTTCGAGCAGGACCCCGACCGGTACGCGGACCGCACCGTCGTGGCGTACTGCACGATCGGCCACCGGAGTTCCGAGTACGCAAAGCGGCAGAACGAGCAGGGCCGGCGCGTGCTGAACCTGCGCGGCAGCCTCCTCGCGTGGACCCACGCCGGCGCGCCGCTCGTGGGCCCCGATGGGCCGACCCACCGCCTGCACGTCTACGGCGAAACCTGGAACCTCGCCCCCGCCCGCTACGAAACGACCTGGTAG
- the cobO gene encoding cob(I)yrinic acid a,c-diamide adenosyltransferase — protein MPKQRTPGPYRVPPRERRTGLVILNTGDGKGKTTAALGTLLRARGRDMTVAMLQFLKTEGVQRGEHIAAEKLGVEIVPMGAGFTWLSERIEEDRALARECWAQCREVLDSGRYDIVIFDELTYPLAYGWLDHGEVLPAIRDRPAGTHVIITGRMATPELIEFADLVTEMKDVKHPYRTRGIGAQPGLEL, from the coding sequence GTGCCGAAGCAGAGGACGCCCGGACCCTACCGCGTCCCGCCCCGCGAGCGGCGCACGGGTCTCGTCATCCTCAACACCGGCGACGGCAAGGGGAAGACGACGGCCGCCCTCGGTACGCTGCTGCGAGCCCGCGGCCGTGACATGACCGTGGCCATGCTGCAGTTCCTCAAGACCGAAGGCGTGCAGCGGGGCGAGCACATCGCGGCCGAGAAGCTCGGGGTCGAGATCGTGCCGATGGGCGCGGGATTTACCTGGCTCAGCGAGCGCATCGAGGAGGACCGCGCGCTGGCGCGCGAGTGCTGGGCGCAGTGCCGGGAGGTTCTCGACTCCGGGCGCTACGACATCGTGATCTTCGACGAGTTGACCTACCCCCTCGCATACGGCTGGCTGGACCACGGCGAGGTGCTGCCCGCGATCCGCGATCGTCCGGCCGGGACGCACGTGATCATCACCGGGCGCATGGCCACCCCGGAACTCATCGAGTTCGCGGATCTCGTCACCGAGATGAAGGACGTCAAGCACCCCTATCGGACGCGCGGCATCGGGGCGCAGCCCGGGTTGGAGCTGTGA
- a CDS encoding aminotransferase class I/II-fold pyridoxal phosphate-dependent enzyme: MTTLSGPSGSLIPAAAAREGNDPIFALHGEAVRRAAAGESILNSTLGALMDDDGSLAVMPAAAEALGRVPHARAAGYAPISGDPPYLAAVIADLFGEGGLAEQAVAVATPGSTGAIHHAILNFLEPGQAALTPSYYWGPYHTISTHSGRAVETFNMFDAGIRLDVEAFRAGLEGQIERQGRSLVLFNFPCNNPTGYSLDESEWEAVAEIVREVGRRGPVAFLLDHAYAKFGDEGSNGWIGHLPRMMESATVLVGWTVSKSFALYGARVGALVALHREAEERQRISNALGFSCRATWSNCNHLGLLGATELLTDPELRRRTDEERAGMIRLLNERVEVFNELAGRAGLSYPRYEGGFFVSVFTPDAEVTAATMREAAVYVVPMEGAVRIALCATPAHSIPRLVDALAEGIATARAA; the protein is encoded by the coding sequence ATGACGACCCTTTCCGGTCCTTCCGGCAGCCTCATACCCGCAGCGGCCGCGCGCGAAGGGAACGACCCGATCTTCGCCCTGCACGGCGAGGCCGTGCGCCGGGCCGCGGCCGGCGAGTCGATCCTGAACTCGACGCTCGGGGCGCTGATGGACGACGACGGGAGCCTCGCGGTGATGCCCGCGGCCGCCGAGGCGCTGGGGCGCGTGCCGCACGCGCGCGCCGCCGGCTATGCGCCGATCTCCGGAGACCCTCCGTACCTCGCCGCGGTGATCGCGGACCTGTTCGGGGAGGGCGGGCTGGCCGAGCAGGCGGTCGCCGTCGCGACGCCCGGGAGCACCGGCGCGATCCACCACGCGATCCTGAACTTCCTCGAGCCCGGACAGGCGGCGCTCACGCCCAGCTACTACTGGGGTCCGTACCACACGATCTCGACCCATTCGGGACGCGCGGTCGAGACCTTCAACATGTTCGACGCCGGGATCCGTCTCGATGTCGAAGCGTTCCGGGCGGGGCTCGAAGGCCAGATCGAGCGGCAGGGGCGGTCGCTCGTCCTCTTCAACTTCCCCTGCAACAACCCCACCGGTTATTCGCTCGACGAATCGGAGTGGGAGGCCGTGGCGGAGATCGTGCGGGAGGTCGGCCGGCGGGGTCCGGTCGCGTTCCTCCTCGACCACGCGTACGCGAAGTTCGGGGACGAAGGGTCCAACGGCTGGATCGGCCACCTCCCGCGGATGATGGAGTCCGCGACGGTGCTCGTGGGCTGGACCGTGTCGAAGTCGTTCGCCCTCTACGGCGCGCGTGTGGGGGCGCTGGTGGCGCTCCACCGGGAGGCGGAGGAGCGGCAGCGGATCTCCAACGCGCTCGGCTTCTCGTGCCGGGCCACGTGGTCGAACTGCAACCACCTCGGGCTGCTCGGCGCCACCGAACTCCTCACCGATCCGGAGCTGCGCCGGCGCACGGATGAGGAGCGCGCGGGGATGATTCGTCTCCTCAACGAGCGCGTCGAGGTGTTCAACGAACTCGCGGGGCGGGCGGGGCTGTCCTACCCCCGCTACGAGGGCGGCTTCTTCGTCTCCGTGTTCACGCCCGACGCGGAGGTGACGGCCGCAACCATGCGCGAGGCGGCGGTGTACGTGGTCCCGATGGAGGGCGCGGTGCGGATCGCGCTGTGCGCCACGCCGGCGCACTCGATTCCCCGGCTCGTCGACGCGCTGGCCGAGGGGATCGCGACCGCCCGCGCCGCCTGA
- a CDS encoding sulfite exporter TauE/SafE family protein, translated as MIDPVATGAVEAATLAALQVEPAGGLLPALSDNPFLALGALFAAGVLTSTNPCIWPMIPITFSVISGTAGETQSRKRTVGLTLTYALGLALLYSVLGVIAGLSGTVLGSIGASFWALFATGNLLLFFSLFMLDVFPVPVPKRLLAWAGSRGGGSYRAVFLLGATSGIVAAPCGAPAFAVVLTWVVAEQAGLMGFVYLFTFSIGMTAVLIAVGLFSGTVAVLPKSGTWMIWMKRAAAVIMIGMAQFYLIRAGYLM; from the coding sequence GTGATCGACCCGGTCGCAACGGGCGCCGTCGAGGCGGCCACGCTCGCGGCGCTGCAGGTCGAGCCGGCGGGCGGGCTCCTCCCGGCGCTCTCCGATAACCCGTTCCTCGCACTCGGCGCGCTCTTCGCGGCGGGCGTCCTCACGAGCACGAACCCGTGCATCTGGCCGATGATCCCGATCACCTTCTCCGTCATCTCCGGCACGGCGGGCGAAACCCAGTCGCGAAAGCGCACCGTCGGCCTGACGCTGACCTACGCCCTGGGACTGGCGCTCCTCTATTCCGTGCTCGGCGTCATCGCCGGGCTCAGCGGCACCGTCCTGGGCTCGATCGGGGCCAGTTTCTGGGCCCTGTTCGCGACCGGGAACCTCCTCCTCTTCTTCTCATTGTTCATGCTCGATGTCTTCCCGGTCCCGGTGCCGAAGCGGCTCCTCGCGTGGGCGGGCAGCCGCGGCGGCGGATCCTACCGCGCCGTGTTCCTCCTCGGGGCGACGTCCGGCATCGTGGCGGCGCCGTGCGGGGCGCCCGCCTTCGCGGTCGTCCTCACCTGGGTCGTCGCGGAACAGGCGGGCCTCATGGGTTTCGTCTACCTGTTCACCTTCTCCATCGGCATGACCGCCGTGCTCATCGCGGTCGGGCTGTTCTCGGGGACGGTCGCCGTACTGCCGAAGTCGGGGACGTGGATGATCTGGATGAAACGGGCCGCGGCCGTCATCATGATCGGGATGGCGCAGTTCTACCTGATCAGGGCGGGATACTTGATGTGA
- a CDS encoding amidohydrolase family protein, whose translation MRRRVGLAAAVAGFSVVAGIAAGTGPLQAQSYVTVDIGARDPAFSPDGSMIAVSILGKIWTLPAEGGPARQLTDGASWDTRPAWSPDGRFLAYAARSRQGADILVRNMATGGVRFLHGVPGSVGHMQFHPDGSHLFFVDDRSQYEAHVWRIPLAGGEAEQLTHTRSWHEWSFALSPDGSRILLETGRFDGTDLYELDLEEMSLERVTDTPEREMAVAWSPDGMRRAHVMAHNGLDEIVVSVPGERHRFASAFDQKQLAFHPSGEWLLVLGGRRMQRLDLESGEFTPIPFEARFEVAGDPADDLLITNVRLFDGTGDGAVSGSAVLVRDGRIAEVRTGEDGGVPEVAPGTTVIDGGGRMLLPGLMDNHYHYWQPLAGADLLAAGITAIRDPGSAIQDAMDFKDAVRLGVLAGPDVYTAGPLIDGPAGYHPLVDVSIDDPAAAPALVRALKAQGVDLLKAYFLLDPDVLAAVVAEARVQGLPVTGHIGVRTGWRQAIEAGISGFNHIRVWRDFLPLEIQVDGRDMSLDGGRNPVGRMQADWREIDPASPEVTSLLELMAETETGLDPTLYIQGVDDEDRARFSLEGFHTARQAYERMGEFVRRAVEAGVPLLAGTDNVGLFNELEAYAEAGVPNAAILRAATANGARWLGKEDDFGTVEPGRRAHLILVDGDPLADIADLRNIDLVVKDGVIVFGGPPTEPLVP comes from the coding sequence ATGAGGCGGAGGGTCGGGCTCGCCGCGGCGGTCGCGGGTTTCTCGGTCGTGGCGGGTATCGCGGCGGGAACCGGGCCGCTTCAGGCACAGTCGTACGTGACCGTGGACATCGGGGCCCGGGATCCCGCCTTCTCGCCGGATGGGTCGATGATCGCCGTCTCCATCCTGGGCAAGATCTGGACGCTTCCCGCCGAGGGCGGCCCGGCGCGCCAGCTCACGGACGGGGCCTCGTGGGACACGCGCCCCGCCTGGTCGCCGGACGGCCGCTTCCTCGCCTACGCCGCCAGATCCCGCCAGGGGGCCGACATCCTCGTCCGCAACATGGCCACCGGCGGCGTCCGCTTTCTGCACGGCGTCCCGGGGTCGGTCGGGCACATGCAGTTCCATCCGGACGGGAGCCACCTCTTCTTCGTCGACGACCGCTCGCAGTACGAGGCGCACGTGTGGCGGATCCCGCTCGCGGGCGGCGAGGCGGAACAGCTCACCCACACGCGGAGCTGGCACGAGTGGTCGTTCGCCCTCTCGCCCGATGGGAGTCGCATCCTCCTCGAGACGGGGCGCTTCGATGGCACCGACCTGTACGAACTAGACCTCGAGGAGATGTCGCTCGAACGGGTCACGGACACGCCGGAGCGTGAGATGGCGGTGGCGTGGAGCCCCGACGGTATGCGCCGCGCGCACGTGATGGCGCATAACGGTCTCGACGAGATCGTCGTGTCGGTTCCCGGGGAACGGCATCGGTTCGCCAGCGCCTTCGACCAGAAGCAACTCGCGTTCCATCCGTCCGGCGAGTGGCTGCTCGTCCTCGGCGGGCGGCGGATGCAGCGGCTGGACCTGGAGAGCGGCGAGTTCACGCCGATTCCCTTCGAGGCCCGGTTCGAGGTGGCCGGGGATCCCGCCGACGATCTGCTGATCACGAACGTCCGCCTGTTCGACGGCACGGGCGACGGGGCGGTTTCCGGGTCGGCGGTCCTCGTCCGGGACGGAAGGATCGCCGAGGTGAGGACGGGGGAAGACGGCGGAGTGCCCGAGGTCGCGCCGGGCACAACGGTCATCGACGGGGGCGGCCGCATGCTGCTCCCGGGGCTGATGGACAACCACTACCACTACTGGCAGCCCCTCGCCGGCGCGGACCTGCTGGCCGCCGGAATCACCGCGATCCGCGACCCGGGCTCGGCGATCCAGGACGCGATGGACTTCAAGGACGCGGTGCGTCTCGGCGTCCTGGCCGGGCCCGACGTGTACACGGCCGGCCCCCTGATCGACGGCCCCGCCGGCTACCACCCCCTCGTCGACGTGAGCATCGACGACCCCGCGGCCGCTCCGGCGCTCGTCCGCGCGCTGAAGGCGCAGGGCGTGGATCTGCTCAAGGCGTACTTCCTCCTCGACCCGGACGTGCTCGCGGCCGTCGTGGCGGAGGCGCGCGTACAGGGGCTCCCGGTCACGGGCCACATCGGGGTGCGCACGGGTTGGCGGCAGGCGATCGAAGCCGGAATCAGCGGGTTCAACCACATCCGGGTGTGGCGCGACTTCCTCCCGCTCGAGATCCAGGTCGACGGACGGGACATGTCGCTCGACGGCGGACGGAACCCGGTCGGACGCATGCAGGCCGACTGGCGGGAGATCGATCCGGCGAGCCCCGAGGTCACGTCCCTCCTCGAACTCATGGCCGAGACCGAGACGGGACTCGACCCGACCCTCTACATCCAGGGCGTCGATGACGAGGACCGCGCGCGCTTCTCGCTCGAAGGGTTCCACACGGCCCGGCAGGCGTACGAGCGCATGGGCGAGTTCGTCCGGCGCGCGGTCGAGGCCGGGGTCCCGCTGCTCGCGGGCACGGACAACGTGGGGCTGTTCAACGAACTCGAGGCCTACGCGGAGGCCGGCGTGCCGAACGCCGCGATCCTGCGGGCCGCGACGGCGAACGGCGCGCGCTGGCTCGGGAAGGAGGACGATTTCGGGACGGTGGAGCCGGGGCGCCGCGCGCACCTCATCCTCGTGGATGGCGACCCGCTGGCCGACATCGCCGACCTGCGGAACATCGATCTCGTCGTGAAGGATGGCGTGATCGTCTTCGGCGGCCCGCCGACCGAACCGCTGGTCCCGTGA
- a CDS encoding MBL fold metallo-hydrolase, protein MGRRLSLPVSWLALPLLVGCAAPDDTSSEPATNAADSGAADATAAGPATSDPYAHGFTDADYPRVTEVAEDVYAYEQIHPTGGEIITTVSLIVITPEGVLVADGQENPEETQRLVDTVAGLTDQPITHVVVASDHGDHTGGNSAFPPGARFFAHPTSAALLEATALNFNPPEGAPPVIVPTEMVDPDTVLELGGREIRLLHLGRAHTGGDLVVYVPEGKVLFMSETYLKHIFPAMRSAYPSEWVAMLDRAIEMDVDVYVPGHGVMESPAILEAELVSFRDAVRAVVEEATRFHGEGLSAEEAAEAVSFGAVEEWSLRDSQKLRAIRRVYLELNGQLSGFLVP, encoded by the coding sequence ATGGGTCGGCGGCTTTCTCTCCCGGTTTCCTGGCTCGCTCTTCCACTTCTCGTCGGCTGCGCGGCGCCCGACGACACCTCATCGGAGCCGGCCACGAACGCGGCCGATTCCGGCGCAGCCGACGCTACCGCGGCGGGGCCGGCGACGTCCGATCCGTACGCACACGGGTTCACGGACGCGGACTATCCGAGGGTGACCGAGGTCGCGGAGGATGTGTACGCGTACGAGCAGATCCATCCGACGGGAGGCGAGATCATCACGACGGTGAGCCTCATCGTCATCACCCCCGAGGGGGTACTCGTCGCGGACGGGCAGGAGAACCCCGAAGAGACGCAGCGGCTCGTCGACACGGTCGCGGGCCTGACCGACCAGCCGATCACGCACGTCGTCGTCGCCTCGGACCACGGGGACCACACGGGTGGGAACTCGGCCTTCCCCCCGGGCGCGCGCTTCTTCGCACACCCGACTTCGGCCGCGCTCCTGGAGGCAACCGCGTTGAACTTCAACCCACCCGAAGGCGCACCGCCGGTCATCGTCCCGACGGAGATGGTGGATCCCGACACGGTGCTCGAACTCGGCGGCCGCGAGATCCGGCTCCTCCACCTCGGCCGCGCCCACACGGGCGGCGACCTCGTGGTCTACGTGCCCGAGGGGAAGGTGCTGTTCATGAGCGAGACGTACCTGAAGCACATCTTCCCGGCCATGCGCTCGGCGTACCCGTCTGAATGGGTCGCGATGCTGGACCGGGCGATCGAGATGGACGTGGACGTGTACGTGCCGGGTCACGGGGTGATGGAGTCGCCCGCGATCCTCGAGGCGGAGCTGGTGTCGTTCCGGGACGCGGTGCGGGCCGTCGTGGAGGAGGCGACGCGGTTCCACGGTGAGGGGCTGAGCGCCGAGGAGGCAGCGGAGGCGGTCTCGTTCGGCGCCGTCGAGGAATGGTCGCTGCGGGACAGCCAGAAGCTGCGCGCAATCCGGCGGGTGTACCTGGAACTGAACGGACAGCTGTCGGGGTTTCTGGTCCCGTGA
- a CDS encoding cobyric acid synthase: MSNNAAVTADGGEIGRAQALQARAAGLDPHVDMNPVLLKPLADTRSEVVRLGRTDRGATDLPWRERKPRLWPVVTDALARLRDRAELVIAEGAGSPAETNLRESDIVNMAVARHASASVVLIADIDRGGAFASLYGTWALLSAADRALFRGFILNRFRGDPALLAPAPETLRERTGVRVLGVVPWIDHKLPEEDGGPALDAGPGNAPAIAAAAYPRASNLDDLDPLRREPGVRLRWVRRARDLAALAAPPGLAAIILPGSRNTLDDLRWMKRTGLAHAVRGLATDGIPVAGLCAGYQIMGRRIADPAGIEGGGEERGLRILDVRTELAPSKETRRTRARITAAPPGWLEGEEGEIVAGYEIHHGRTRAASGLRPWLADGPRDLGHADGAHWGCYLHGAFRNDRLRTGWLRSLGLRPNAAGWGGSIDRELDRLADTVERCLDIDTVFEDALRRPAATRS, from the coding sequence ATGTCAAACAACGCCGCAGTCACGGCCGACGGTGGCGAGATCGGGCGGGCGCAGGCGCTGCAGGCGCGGGCCGCGGGGCTGGACCCGCACGTCGACATGAACCCGGTCCTCCTCAAGCCGCTCGCCGACACGCGTTCCGAGGTCGTGCGACTGGGACGCACGGACCGAGGAGCGACCGACCTCCCGTGGCGCGAGCGCAAGCCCCGCCTCTGGCCCGTCGTGACCGATGCGCTCGCCCGCCTCCGCGACCGCGCCGAACTCGTGATCGCCGAGGGCGCGGGCAGCCCGGCCGAGACGAACCTGCGCGAGAGCGACATCGTCAACATGGCCGTGGCCCGCCACGCGTCCGCGAGCGTCGTGCTCATCGCCGACATCGACCGGGGCGGCGCCTTCGCCTCCCTCTACGGCACCTGGGCGCTCCTCTCCGCGGCCGACCGGGCGCTCTTCCGCGGTTTCATTCTCAACCGCTTCCGCGGGGATCCGGCACTCCTCGCGCCCGCCCCGGAGACCCTGCGTGAGCGCACCGGCGTGCGCGTCCTGGGCGTCGTCCCATGGATCGACCACAAACTGCCGGAAGAAGACGGCGGCCCTGCCCTCGACGCCGGACCCGGCAACGCCCCCGCCATCGCGGCGGCCGCCTACCCGCGCGCCTCCAACCTGGACGACCTCGACCCCCTGCGCCGTGAACCCGGCGTACGCCTGCGCTGGGTCCGCCGGGCGCGCGACCTGGCCGCCCTCGCGGCCCCGCCCGGACTTGCCGCCATCATCCTCCCGGGCTCGCGGAACACTCTCGACGATCTCCGCTGGATGAAGCGCACCGGCCTCGCGCACGCCGTCCGCGGCCTCGCGACGGACGGCATCCCGGTGGCGGGCCTCTGCGCCGGATACCAGATCATGGGCCGCCGGATCGCAGACCCGGCCGGCATCGAGGGTGGGGGCGAGGAGCGGGGACTGCGGATCCTGGACGTGCGCACCGAACTTGCCCCGAGCAAGGAGACGCGGCGGACGCGTGCGCGCATCACCGCCGCGCCCCCCGGCTGGCTGGAGGGTGAGGAAGGAGAGATCGTCGCCGGCTACGAGATCCACCACGGGCGCACGCGAGCCGCGTCCGGGCTCCGGCCGTGGCTCGCCGACGGGCCGCGCGACCTCGGGCACGCCGATGGCGCGCACTGGGGGTGTTACCTGCACGGCGCGTTCAGAAACGACCGCCTGCGCACGGGCTGGCTGCGTTCGCTCGGCCTCCGACCGAATGCGGCGGGCTGGGGCGGCTCGATCGACCGCGAACTCGACCGCCTCGCCGACACCGTCGAGCGCTGCCTGGATATCGACACCGTGTTCGAGGACGCACTGCGGCGGCCGGCCGCGACCCGAAGCTAG